The following DNA comes from Desulfobulbaceae bacterium DB1.
TCAAATCAGCAGCCGCAAAGTCTACCAATGCCGACGTTGCCACCGGCAAACATCTGTTACAAGCGGAACCATTTTCGATAACACAAAACTGCCGCTCAATATCTGGTTCCTTGCAATTTACCTTATCACCCAGTCAAAAGATGGCATATCCTCACTCAATCTTTCGAGAACCATTGGGGTTTCTGCCAATGCTGCTTTGCGCATGAAGCATAAGTTGCAGCACGTCATGAAAAAACAAGATGACGCAACACCCCTATCCGGCTTCATCCAAATCGACGATTCCTATATTGGCGGCAAAAGCAGAGGTGGAAAAAGAGGACGCGGAGCATCCGGGAAAACGCCTTTTGTTGCCGCCGTTTCCACTGACGAAGAAGGTCATCCCCAGCAAATGCGTTTCAGCCAGGTGACCACATTTTCTAAGCAAGAAATTTCCCAATGGTCCGAGAAACACCTGGCGCCAGGCAGTATTGTTGTGACCGATGGTTTCAGCTGCTTTACGGGAATCAAG
Coding sequences within:
- a CDS encoding IS1595 family transposase encodes the protein MAKNKIQFQKGMSLTQFFSKYGTDEKCRQILFDLRWPLGFVCPECGHTCYCQISSRKVYQCRRCHRQTSVTSGTIFDNTKLPLNIWFLAIYLITQSKDGISSLNLSRTIGVSANAALRMKHKLQHVMKKQDDATPLSGFIQIDDSYIGGKSRGGKRGRGASGKTPFVAAVSTDEEGHPQQMRFSQVTTFSKQEISQWSEKHLAPGSIVVTDGFSCFTGIKKAGCAHQRIITGGGPDSVEIKEFKWVNTMLGNVKNAIRGSYHAISEKHIPRYFAEFCYRFNHRFQLGKMVPSLAHAAVHTLPRPIRLLKLAESRW